From the Helianthus annuus cultivar XRQ/B chromosome 17, HanXRQr2.0-SUNRISE, whole genome shotgun sequence genome, the window CATGTCATTAGCACTAACTAGGTTATATTTTTCAGTTAACTTTGCTCACATAAGGGTAATTTAGTCCTTTAActgatttttttaataaataaaacaaaaaaaaacatataacttGTTATGAATATCACATAGAGTTTACCATGTAGATCAAGATTTACCTCTAGATTTTACCCAAGCAAGTGGATGAACTCTTTGTCAAACTTATGCGTAACCTTGTCTACTAAATAGTTAATCTTGTCCACCAAATAGTTAAACTTGTCTACCAAATAGTTAATCTTTTTATAGTATAAATACTAGCTCAAGGTAGAAGGAAAAAATGCACCTCATATATACATTTTCATAAGTTATACAATTATCTTCTCCTTTCTCTTATAACATCTCTAAAGTTCTTAAAGTTTTAGCACTAATCTTGTGTTAATTCTTGTTATAttataacacgttatcagcacgaggcTCTAGCCAAGGAAACGTTCAAGCAATTATAATAAAACAACAAATGGCAAACATAGCAAAAATTGAATTCCCGGCTCTCAATATCACCAGAGAAAATTATATGCCATGGACGACACATGTTAAGCGACATCTCAAGTCAATGGGTGTTTTGGAAACGATAACGGAGTGGAACGATTGTAGCGATCAAGACAAGGCAAAAACCGATGTCTTCCTCCATAAACTCATTGATGAGATGTTGCAATTTGAATATTCAAATTTTGAGGATCCATACGTTTTGTGGGAAGATTTAAAAAGCAGATTTGATAATCAAAGGGAAGTTTTACTTCCCACTGCTAGAGATGAATGGAGCAATCTCAGGTTCCAAGAATTTAAAAAGGTGAATGAATGCACCTCTGCTTTGTTCGGGATATGCTCAACGCTTCGATTTTGTGGGCAAACTGTTACAGAGGAAGATATGTTGGAGAAAACTTTCTCCACATTTCATGCATCAAATATAAACTTGCAACAACAATATCGGTTGCAAAGGTTTCAAAGATATTCTGATCTAAATTCATTTCTC encodes:
- the LOC110924298 gene encoding uncharacterized protein LOC110924298, whose protein sequence is MANIAKIEFPALNITRENYMPWTTHVKRHLKSMGVLETITEWNDCSDQDKAKTDVFLHKLIDEMLQFEYSNFEDPYVLWEDLKSRFDNQREVLLPTARDEWSNLRFQEFKKVNECTSALFGICSTLRFCGQTVTEEDMLEKTFSTFHASNINLQQQYRLQRFQRYSDLNSFLLVAEKNNEILMKNHQARPTGSLAIPEANVVINDDTKDSGRKWGRGRGRGHVGKASDIMGGDDDPEPKSVNDCQNRHDWDKWKGAMQAELDSLN